The Chitinivorax tropicus genome includes a window with the following:
- the greA gene encoding transcription elongation factor GreA, which translates to MIKIPLTVVGAELLKEELHRLKTVERPNVIEAIAEARAQGDLSENAEYEAAKERQGFIEGRIQELEGKLSNAQVIDPKLVDSDGRIVFGATVSLEDLESGDAVTYQIVGDDEADLKVGKISISSPIARALIGKYAGDVAEVLAPGGIREYEVLDVKFI; encoded by the coding sequence ATGATCAAAATCCCGCTGACGGTAGTAGGCGCTGAGTTATTGAAAGAAGAATTGCATCGCCTCAAGACAGTAGAGCGTCCCAACGTCATTGAAGCCATTGCAGAGGCGCGTGCGCAAGGTGACTTATCTGAAAATGCAGAATATGAAGCTGCCAAGGAGCGCCAAGGCTTCATCGAGGGGCGGATCCAAGAATTGGAAGGCAAGCTGTCGAATGCGCAGGTCATCGACCCCAAACTGGTTGACTCGGATGGCCGTATTGTCTTTGGTGCAACTGTATCACTGGAAGATCTGGAATCCGGCGATGCCGTGACCTATCAGATTGTCGGGGATGACGAAGCCGACCTGAAGGTTGGCAAGATTTCGATCAGCTCACCCATTGCCCGTGCCCTGATTGGTAAATATGCAGGGGATGTGGCTGAAGTCCTGGCACCAGGCGGCATTCGTGAGTATGAAGTGCTGGACGTGAAATTCATCTAA
- a CDS encoding DUF4149 domain-containing protein yields MANFPDTLRIISLTLWVGGLWIVGALVAPLLFHSLPHDRVLAGALAGRIFIGMAWVGLLAGFYLLLYALISDGFGAFKQTGFWIVLLMLLLTAVNHFAIHPWITELKSKAGNVATGAFGGGFATAHTISSIIYLGECLLGLALITRGNK; encoded by the coding sequence ATGGCCAACTTTCCAGATACCTTGCGAATTATTTCATTGACTTTGTGGGTAGGTGGTTTGTGGATAGTGGGTGCTTTGGTCGCCCCGTTGTTGTTCCATTCGCTCCCCCATGATCGTGTGCTGGCTGGTGCGTTGGCCGGGCGTATTTTCATCGGTATGGCCTGGGTCGGCCTGTTGGCGGGTTTTTATCTACTGCTGTACGCGCTGATATCCGACGGGTTCGGTGCCTTCAAGCAGACTGGTTTCTGGATCGTGCTACTCATGTTGTTGCTGACAGCAGTGAATCATTTTGCCATTCATCCGTGGATTACCGAGTTGAAGTCAAAGGCTGGCAATGTGGCAACAGGTGCTTTTGGTGGTGGGTTTGCGACAGCACATACCATCTCCAGCATCATCTATCTTGGTGAGTGTCTACTTGGTTTGGCGCTGATCACACGCGGCAACAAGTAA
- a CDS encoding MarR family winged helix-turn-helix transcriptional regulator: MQTTNPGDGLMLDQQLCFTLYAASRLMVQAYQPFLERLGLTYPQYLVMLVLWEQDGLAVKQLGERLLLDSGTLTPLLKRLAALGHVIRQRSDVDERQVVIELTEAGRALRQQAVIMRQQMQSQFGPMLDGVDALQTPLKSFISQIRIMKTANAD; this comes from the coding sequence ATGCAAACCACCAATCCAGGCGATGGCCTGATGCTGGATCAGCAACTGTGCTTCACGTTGTATGCGGCATCGCGGCTGATGGTACAGGCCTACCAGCCTTTCCTGGAAAGGTTGGGCCTGACCTACCCACAGTATTTGGTCATGCTGGTGCTGTGGGAGCAAGATGGGCTGGCTGTCAAACAACTGGGTGAGCGGCTGCTGCTGGATTCCGGCACACTGACGCCACTCTTGAAGCGCCTGGCCGCGCTGGGGCATGTCATTCGGCAACGATCGGATGTAGATGAACGGCAGGTAGTGATCGAGCTGACGGAAGCAGGCAGGGCGTTGCGGCAACAGGCGGTCATCATGCGCCAGCAGATGCAAAGCCAGTTTGGGCCGATGCTCGATGGAGTCGATGCGCTCCAGACGCCGCTGAAATCGTTTATTTCGCAGATTCGAATAATGAAAACCGCTAATGCAGATTGA
- the yhbY gene encoding ribosome assembly RNA-binding protein YhbY, with amino-acid sequence MIELTPLQRRFLRAQAHHLNPTVMIGANGLTEAVMRELARSLDAHELIKVRVFSDERDTREALLQQICDDLDCAPIQHIGKLLVLYRPGNEPKIELPDSKQAINKPTVKAVDAPAKKPATKPIASGRPGGNRRRRTSR; translated from the coding sequence ATGATCGAATTGACGCCGCTACAGCGCCGTTTTCTTCGCGCCCAAGCGCATCATCTGAATCCGACCGTGATGATCGGCGCCAATGGCTTGACCGAAGCCGTCATGCGTGAGTTGGCGCGCAGTCTCGATGCACATGAGCTGATCAAAGTTCGCGTGTTCAGTGATGAACGTGATACCCGCGAAGCGCTGCTCCAGCAAATCTGCGACGATCTGGACTGCGCACCGATTCAACATATCGGAAAATTACTGGTACTCTATCGCCCAGGCAATGAGCCAAAAATCGAACTGCCAGATAGCAAACAAGCCATCAATAAACCTACGGTAAAAGCCGTGGATGCGCCAGCCAAAAAACCAGCCACCAAACCGATTGCATCGGGTCGCCCTGGCGGTAATCGCCGTCGTCGCACCAGTCGCTGA
- the carB gene encoding carbamoyl-phosphate synthase large subunit — MPKRTDIKSILIIGAGPIVIGQACEFDYSGAQACKALREEGYRVVLVNSNPATIMTDPNMADVTYIEPITWQMVEKIIAKERPDAILPTMGGQTALNCALDLWRNGVLDQYKVELIGATPEAIDKAEDRGKFKLAMEKIGLSCPKSFIAHTMEEALAAQADVGFPTLIRPSFTMGGSGGGIAYNKEEFLEICTRGFEASPTHELLIEQSVLGWKEYEMEVVRDRADNCIIICSIENFDPMGVHTGDSITVAPAQTLTDKEYQIMRNASLAVLREIGVDTGGSNVQFAVNPANGEMIVIEMNPRVSRSSALASKATGFPIAKVAAKLAVGFTLDELKNDITGGKTPASFEPAIDYVVTKIPKFAFEKFPQANDRLTTQMKSVGEVMAIGRTFQESLQKALRGLETGHYGLDEITNDLEKIETELGDPGPERIWYVADAFRAGMTLDEIHAHTHIDPWFLVQLEDLIKEEQVLKGRSIDELDADTLRRLKRKGFSDRRLSTLLGEHQSHVRKRRWELGVRPVYKRVDTCAAEFSTNTAYMYSTYEEECESQPTDRKKIIVLGGGPNRIGQGIEFDYCCVHAALALREDGYETIMVNCNPETVSTDYDTSDRLYFEPLTLEDVLEIVHVEKPVGVIVQYGGQTPLKLAKPLEANGVPIIGTTPDMIDAAEDRERFQKLLHELNLRQPPNRTARTPGEAIQLAQEIGYPLVVRPSYVLGGRAMEIVHAQSDLERYMREAVKVSNDSPVLLDRFLNDAIEVDVDAICDGERVLIGGIMEHIEQAGVHSGDSACSLPPFSLSQEKQDELRRQTVAMAKALNVVGLMNVQFAIQNGDVYVLEVNPRASRTVPYVSKATSLPLAKIAARCMAGRSLDDQGVEGEVIPPYYSVKEAVFPFIKFPGVDTILGPEMKSTGEVMGVGATFAEAFVKSQLAASIKLPTSGNIFISVKQQDKAGVVEVARNLHELGFGLFATKGTAAAIAEAGIPVTSVNKVNEGRPNIVDLIKNGQVQMVINTVEEKRSAIQDSYYIRHAAQQARLVVYTTLAGARAATIGMAHMTELQVYDVQGLHQQIAASR, encoded by the coding sequence ATGCCAAAACGGACAGACATCAAGAGTATCCTGATCATTGGCGCGGGCCCGATCGTCATCGGCCAGGCCTGCGAATTCGACTATTCTGGCGCCCAAGCCTGTAAAGCCCTGCGTGAAGAGGGGTATCGGGTCGTGCTGGTCAATTCCAACCCTGCGACCATCATGACCGACCCGAATATGGCCGATGTGACCTACATTGAGCCGATCACTTGGCAGATGGTTGAAAAGATCATCGCCAAAGAGCGTCCAGATGCCATTCTGCCCACCATGGGTGGCCAGACCGCTTTGAATTGCGCATTGGATCTATGGCGTAACGGCGTGCTCGACCAATACAAGGTCGAGCTGATCGGAGCAACCCCAGAAGCCATCGATAAAGCGGAAGATCGCGGTAAATTCAAACTGGCCATGGAAAAGATCGGCCTGTCCTGCCCGAAATCCTTCATTGCACACACGATGGAAGAAGCCTTGGCCGCGCAGGCGGATGTTGGCTTCCCAACCCTGATCCGGCCATCCTTCACCATGGGCGGCTCGGGCGGTGGTATCGCATACAACAAAGAGGAATTCCTCGAAATCTGTACTCGCGGCTTCGAAGCCTCACCTACTCACGAGCTGCTGATCGAGCAGTCCGTATTGGGTTGGAAAGAGTACGAGATGGAAGTGGTGCGCGACCGGGCAGATAACTGCATCATCATCTGCTCCATCGAGAACTTCGATCCGATGGGTGTGCACACGGGTGACTCGATCACAGTGGCGCCTGCCCAGACGTTGACCGACAAGGAATATCAGATCATGCGCAATGCCAGCTTGGCGGTGCTGCGCGAGATCGGCGTGGATACCGGTGGCTCGAACGTGCAGTTTGCAGTCAACCCTGCCAATGGCGAGATGATCGTCATCGAGATGAATCCACGCGTTTCCCGTTCCTCTGCGCTGGCATCCAAAGCAACCGGCTTCCCGATCGCCAAGGTGGCGGCGAAACTCGCCGTGGGTTTCACATTGGATGAGCTGAAGAACGACATTACCGGTGGCAAGACACCTGCCTCGTTCGAGCCGGCCATCGACTACGTCGTGACCAAGATTCCGAAGTTCGCCTTCGAAAAATTCCCTCAAGCCAACGACCGGCTGACCACTCAGATGAAATCGGTGGGGGAAGTGATGGCGATTGGACGCACCTTCCAGGAGTCATTGCAAAAAGCATTGCGTGGTTTGGAAACAGGCCATTATGGCTTGGATGAGATCACCAATGACCTCGAAAAGATTGAAACAGAGCTGGGCGATCCCGGCCCAGAGCGCATCTGGTATGTGGCTGATGCCTTCCGTGCCGGCATGACCCTGGACGAGATCCATGCCCATACCCACATCGATCCATGGTTCCTGGTGCAACTGGAAGACCTGATCAAAGAAGAGCAAGTACTCAAAGGACGTAGTATCGACGAGCTGGATGCTGATACCTTGCGCAGACTGAAACGCAAAGGTTTCTCCGATCGCCGTCTGTCCACTCTTCTGGGTGAGCACCAGAGCCATGTCCGTAAACGCCGCTGGGAGCTGGGTGTGCGCCCGGTTTACAAGCGGGTGGATACCTGCGCGGCAGAATTCTCGACCAACACCGCCTATATGTACTCCACCTATGAGGAAGAGTGCGAGTCGCAGCCGACGGATCGTAAGAAGATCATTGTGCTGGGTGGTGGCCCAAATCGAATCGGTCAGGGCATCGAATTCGATTACTGCTGCGTGCACGCGGCACTGGCGTTACGTGAAGATGGTTACGAGACCATCATGGTCAACTGTAATCCGGAAACCGTTTCCACCGACTACGACACCTCAGACCGCCTGTATTTTGAGCCGTTGACGCTGGAAGACGTGTTGGAAATCGTCCATGTCGAAAAGCCGGTCGGTGTGATCGTCCAGTATGGCGGTCAAACCCCGCTCAAACTGGCCAAGCCGCTGGAGGCGAATGGCGTGCCCATCATCGGCACTACGCCGGACATGATCGATGCGGCTGAAGATCGCGAGCGCTTCCAAAAACTGCTGCACGAGTTGAATCTGCGCCAGCCGCCGAACCGGACTGCCCGCACGCCAGGCGAGGCCATCCAACTGGCTCAGGAAATCGGCTATCCGTTGGTGGTACGCCCCTCTTACGTGCTGGGTGGTCGTGCCATGGAAATTGTCCATGCGCAGAGCGACTTGGAGCGCTATATGCGCGAGGCTGTCAAGGTATCCAATGACAGCCCGGTGTTGCTGGATCGCTTTCTGAATGACGCCATCGAAGTGGACGTGGACGCCATTTGCGACGGCGAGCGCGTGCTGATCGGTGGCATCATGGAGCACATTGAACAAGCGGGCGTTCACTCAGGGGATTCTGCGTGTTCACTGCCGCCGTTCAGTCTGAGCCAGGAAAAGCAGGATGAATTACGCCGTCAGACTGTCGCCATGGCAAAAGCACTCAATGTGGTGGGTCTGATGAACGTACAGTTCGCTATCCAGAATGGCGATGTCTATGTGCTGGAGGTCAATCCACGAGCCTCGCGTACCGTGCCATATGTATCCAAGGCCACCAGCCTGCCGCTGGCCAAGATCGCAGCCCGTTGCATGGCGGGCCGGTCGCTGGATGATCAGGGTGTGGAAGGTGAAGTCATTCCGCCGTATTATTCAGTGAAGGAAGCCGTATTCCCGTTCATCAAATTCCCTGGTGTTGATACCATCCTGGGGCCAGAGATGAAATCGACCGGTGAGGTGATGGGTGTCGGGGCAACTTTTGCTGAGGCATTCGTGAAAAGCCAGTTGGCGGCATCGATCAAATTGCCGACCTCAGGTAATATCTTCATCAGCGTGAAGCAGCAAGATAAAGCGGGCGTGGTTGAAGTCGCCCGTAACCTCCATGAGTTGGGTTTTGGCCTGTTTGCCACCAAAGGGACGGCAGCCGCGATTGCTGAGGCTGGCATCCCGGTGACGTCGGTCAACAAGGTAAATGAAGGCCGTCCAAACATCGTTGACTTGATCAAAAATGGTCAAGTTCAAATGGTGATCAACACCGTGGAAGAAAAACGGTCTGCAATTCAAGACAGTTATTACATTCGCCATGCCGCGCAACAGGCTCGTCTGGTGGTCTATACCACCCTGGCGGGTGCGCGTGCAGCAACGATTGGGATGGCACATATGACTGAATTGCAAGTCTATGACGTTCAAGGTTTGCACCAACAAATCGCTGCAAGCCGTTAA
- the rlmE gene encoding 23S rRNA (uridine(2552)-2'-O)-methyltransferase RlmE: MKRSKTSKAWMTEHVNDAYVQMAQRDGYRSRAAYKLLEIIEKDKLIQPGMLVVDLGAAPGSWSQIAAQKVGKHGKVLALDILPMDPLPGVDFLQGDFREASVLREFEAMLEGRQVDLVISDIAPNMAGNAMMDMPRSIYLIELALDFAQHHLKPGGNYLVKAFQGTGYPEYMTLLRKSFDQVFTRKPKASRDRSNEIYLLGKGKLENYTAVFPDDDTTSMEY, translated from the coding sequence ATGAAACGAAGCAAGACCAGTAAGGCCTGGATGACTGAGCATGTCAACGACGCCTATGTGCAAATGGCACAGAGGGATGGCTATCGCTCCCGCGCAGCATACAAGCTGCTTGAGATCATCGAAAAAGACAAATTGATTCAACCGGGTATGTTGGTAGTCGATCTGGGGGCGGCGCCAGGGAGTTGGTCGCAGATTGCCGCGCAGAAGGTCGGAAAGCATGGCAAGGTGTTGGCATTGGACATTTTGCCGATGGATCCCCTTCCCGGCGTGGATTTCCTGCAAGGTGATTTTCGTGAGGCGTCGGTGCTTCGCGAATTTGAAGCCATGTTGGAAGGACGTCAGGTTGATCTTGTAATTTCAGACATCGCCCCCAATATGGCAGGTAACGCCATGATGGATATGCCGCGTAGCATTTACCTGATTGAGTTGGCGCTGGATTTTGCACAGCATCACCTGAAACCCGGCGGTAATTATCTGGTCAAAGCTTTCCAAGGAACCGGCTATCCGGAATATATGACCCTGCTGCGAAAGAGCTTTGATCAAGTGTTCACGCGCAAGCCCAAGGCTTCGCGGGATCGCAGTAACGAAATCTATCTGCTTGGTAAGGGTAAACTTGAGAACTACACGGCAGTTTTTCCCGATGATGACACTACATCAATGGAATACTGA
- a CDS encoding glutathione peroxidase, with product MSALYDLSAPSISGQDTPLAQFKDKVLLIVNTASKCGFTPQYEGLEKLHEQYVDKGLAVLGFPCNQFGAQEPGTEGEIAEFCQLNYGVSFPMFAKIDVNGDNTHPIYQFLKKSAPGILGSEAIKWNFTKFLVDRNGKVIDRYAPTTKPEDLASDIEKLLAAQS from the coding sequence ATGTCTGCACTGTATGATCTCTCGGCACCATCCATTTCCGGCCAAGATACCCCGCTGGCTCAATTCAAGGACAAGGTGCTGCTGATTGTGAACACCGCCAGCAAATGTGGCTTCACGCCGCAGTATGAAGGGCTGGAAAAGCTCCATGAACAGTACGTAGACAAGGGGCTGGCCGTCTTGGGCTTCCCATGCAATCAATTCGGTGCGCAGGAGCCTGGCACAGAAGGTGAGATTGCGGAATTCTGCCAACTGAACTACGGCGTATCCTTCCCCATGTTCGCCAAGATCGATGTGAATGGCGACAACACGCACCCGATCTACCAATTCCTTAAAAAATCAGCACCCGGCATCCTGGGCTCTGAGGCAATCAAGTGGAACTTCACCAAATTTCTGGTGGATCGCAATGGTAAGGTGATTGACCGATATGCCCCGACTACCAAACCGGAAGACCTGGCTTCAGATATCGAAAAATTGCTCGCGGCACAAAGCTGA
- the carA gene encoding glutamine-hydrolyzing carbamoyl-phosphate synthase small subunit yields the protein MSHTKSALLALADGTLFHGVSIGSDGHTIGEVVFNTAMTGYQEILTDPSYYKQLVTLTYPHIGNVGVNQEDAESRRVFASGLIIRNLPLVASNWRSEQSLSDYLKANHVVAIADIDTRKLTRILREKGAQPGCIITGDQIDAAKAVELAKSFGSMAGQDLAKVVTCEQSYTWNTREWRLGKGYTEQSTPGFHVVAFDYGVKHNILRMLAERGCKLTVLPATATAEEALRHQPDGIFLSNGPGDPEPCDYAIQAIRTLLDKNLPIFGICLGHQLLGLAAGGKTSKMKFGHHGANHPVQDLDTKQVMITSQNHGFQVDEASLPANVRVTHRSLFDGTVQGIALTDKPAYSFQGHPEASPGPHDVAYLFDKFIKLMAERK from the coding sequence GTGTCTCACACAAAGTCTGCACTGCTCGCGCTGGCCGACGGCACATTGTTCCACGGGGTTTCCATTGGTAGCGATGGCCACACAATCGGTGAAGTGGTCTTCAATACCGCCATGACTGGCTATCAGGAAATCCTGACCGATCCGTCCTACTACAAGCAATTGGTGACGCTGACCTATCCGCACATTGGCAATGTCGGGGTCAACCAGGAAGACGCCGAATCCCGACGGGTTTTCGCATCTGGCTTGATCATCCGTAATCTGCCGCTGGTGGCGTCCAACTGGCGTAGCGAACAAAGCCTGTCCGACTACCTGAAGGCCAATCATGTGGTGGCGATTGCCGATATCGACACCCGCAAATTGACACGTATTCTGCGCGAAAAGGGTGCGCAGCCAGGCTGCATCATCACTGGCGATCAGATCGATGCAGCCAAGGCCGTCGAGTTGGCCAAGAGCTTTGGCTCCATGGCAGGGCAGGATCTGGCCAAGGTGGTGACCTGCGAACAATCTTATACATGGAACACTCGCGAGTGGCGGCTGGGCAAAGGTTATACCGAGCAGTCCACGCCCGGATTCCATGTGGTCGCATTTGACTACGGGGTGAAGCACAACATCCTGCGCATGCTCGCAGAGCGTGGCTGCAAGCTGACTGTGCTGCCGGCCACTGCGACAGCAGAGGAAGCCTTGCGCCACCAGCCTGATGGAATTTTCCTGTCAAATGGCCCTGGCGACCCAGAGCCTTGCGATTACGCCATCCAGGCAATCCGCACATTGCTGGACAAAAATCTGCCCATTTTCGGCATCTGCCTTGGCCACCAGCTGCTTGGGCTTGCTGCGGGCGGCAAGACCAGCAAGATGAAGTTTGGCCACCACGGGGCCAACCATCCGGTACAGGATCTTGACACCAAGCAGGTGATGATCACCAGCCAGAATCATGGTTTTCAGGTGGATGAAGCCAGCTTGCCCGCCAATGTCCGTGTGACGCATCGCTCGTTGTTCGATGGCACCGTGCAGGGCATTGCACTGACCGACAAGCCGGCCTACAGCTTCCAAGGGCACCCGGAAGCCAGCCCCGGCCCGCATGACGTCGCCTACCTGTTCGACAAGTTCATCAAATTGATGGCTGAACGCAAGTAA
- a CDS encoding heme ABC transporter ATP-binding protein, with protein sequence MTVAVASGRVLALLGPNGAGKSTLLSILAGTLRPDQGQVRLGGRMLAHYRADELARHRAMLAQQTKLDFPLTVYEVVAMGCYCHPPEVRANEAEIVQQALRMADAVPFAQRPFTALSGGEQRRVQLARVLAQLLGAVSQPCYLLLDEPTAGLDPSHQLQVLQLARQLAREQGWGVIVVLHELNLAAQYADDILLLHQGAVVAHGSPCDVLTQERLAKVYQIEAEWLEHPHSKRPFIIY encoded by the coding sequence GTGACCGTGGCGGTGGCGTCTGGCCGGGTGCTGGCTCTGCTGGGGCCGAATGGCGCAGGCAAATCGACACTGCTCTCGATCCTGGCGGGCACGCTCCGGCCTGACCAGGGGCAGGTCAGGCTGGGGGGCCGGATGCTGGCCCATTATCGCGCTGATGAGTTGGCCCGACATCGCGCCATGCTTGCCCAGCAGACCAAGCTGGATTTTCCGTTGACAGTCTACGAGGTCGTGGCAATGGGTTGTTATTGTCACCCGCCCGAAGTCAGGGCCAACGAGGCCGAAATCGTCCAGCAAGCCCTGCGCATGGCCGACGCTGTTCCGTTCGCCCAGCGTCCATTCACCGCCTTGTCTGGCGGCGAGCAGCGGCGCGTGCAGCTGGCGCGCGTCCTGGCGCAATTACTGGGCGCTGTCAGCCAGCCATGTTATCTCCTGTTGGATGAGCCCACCGCCGGTCTGGACCCCAGTCACCAGCTGCAGGTGCTTCAGCTGGCCCGCCAGCTGGCGAGAGAGCAGGGCTGGGGTGTGATCGTAGTGCTGCACGAGCTGAATCTGGCTGCGCAATACGCGGACGATATCTTACTGTTGCATCAAGGTGCCGTGGTTGCACACGGCTCACCCTGCGATGTGCTGACGCAAGAGCGGTTGGCCAAGGTGTATCAGATCGAAGCCGAATGGCTCGAACATCCACATAGTAAGCGTCCTTTCATCATCTACTGA